The Thermobispora bispora DSM 43833 genome window below encodes:
- a CDS encoding glycosyltransferase family 87 protein, translated as MTTRSLHPGPLSKIEKAGPYLPLGLIAGLGAVLAYLWKWPCRFGGVWNAGVGQFTHYCYTDIYPLFWAERLNEGKIPYLDHPVEYPVGIGAIMEFARRLAGGDGVRFYDITVVLMGIALVAGVLLLGALAGRDRWHDALWYAIGPAVILCAFINWDLAAGALALGGLLAWARRRQYLAGVLLALAVATKFYPLMFFGALFLLTLRTGRWRPFLQTAGAAAVTWLAVNVPVMLANFDGWKRFYEFSRERGADWGSVWFFFQRVDRPEWLAFLGDPELLNGMAMAAVAVLLLGVAVLTLAAPRRPRLAQVCFLALAAFMITNKVWSPQFVLWLVPIAVLARPRPLPLLIWQLAECWYFFAIWRYLVTQVGGPEAYLGIGDGPYFLALWARALTVIMLMVLVVRDILRPEDDVTRTGGVDDRSGGVFDRAPDRFALRIRPRAAAQPAETT; from the coding sequence ATGACGACTCGGTCCCTGCACCCAGGCCCGTTATCCAAGATCGAGAAGGCCGGGCCGTACCTCCCGCTCGGCCTGATCGCCGGGCTCGGCGCCGTGCTCGCCTACCTGTGGAAGTGGCCGTGCCGCTTCGGCGGGGTGTGGAACGCGGGCGTCGGCCAGTTCACCCACTACTGCTACACGGACATCTATCCGCTGTTCTGGGCCGAGCGCCTCAACGAAGGGAAGATCCCCTACCTCGACCACCCGGTCGAGTACCCGGTCGGCATCGGCGCGATCATGGAGTTCGCCCGGCGCCTCGCCGGCGGCGACGGGGTGAGGTTCTACGACATCACCGTGGTCCTCATGGGGATCGCCCTCGTCGCCGGCGTGCTGCTGCTCGGCGCCCTCGCCGGCCGGGACCGGTGGCACGACGCGCTGTGGTACGCCATCGGCCCCGCCGTCATCCTCTGCGCCTTCATCAACTGGGACCTCGCGGCCGGGGCCCTCGCGCTCGGCGGCCTGCTCGCCTGGGCCAGGCGGCGGCAGTACCTCGCCGGGGTGCTGCTCGCGCTCGCCGTGGCCACCAAGTTCTACCCGCTGATGTTCTTCGGCGCGCTCTTCCTGCTCACCCTGCGCACCGGCAGGTGGCGGCCGTTCCTGCAGACCGCCGGGGCCGCCGCGGTGACGTGGCTCGCGGTGAACGTGCCCGTCATGCTCGCCAACTTCGACGGCTGGAAGCGGTTCTACGAGTTCAGCCGGGAGCGCGGCGCGGACTGGGGCAGCGTGTGGTTCTTCTTCCAGCGCGTCGACCGGCCGGAGTGGCTCGCCTTCCTCGGCGACCCTGAGCTGCTGAACGGCATGGCCATGGCCGCGGTCGCCGTGCTGCTGCTCGGCGTGGCCGTGCTCACCCTCGCCGCGCCGCGCCGGCCGCGCCTCGCCCAGGTCTGCTTCCTGGCGCTCGCCGCATTCATGATCACCAACAAGGTATGGTCGCCGCAGTTCGTGCTCTGGCTGGTGCCGATCGCCGTGCTGGCGCGGCCGAGGCCGCTGCCGCTGCTGATCTGGCAGCTCGCCGAGTGCTGGTACTTCTTCGCGATCTGGCGCTACCTGGTCACCCAGGTCGGCGGGCCCGAGGCGTACCTCGGCATCGGCGACGGGCCGTACTTCCTCGCGCTCTGGGCGCGCGCCCTCACGGTGATCATGCTGATGGTGCTGGTGGTCCGGGACATCCTCCGGCCCGAGGACGACGTGACCCGGACGGGCGGGGTGGACGACCGCTCGGGCGGGGTGTTCGACCGGGCGCCCGACCGGTTCGCGCTCCGCATCCGCCCGCGCGCCGCCGCGCAGCCCGCGGAGACGACCTGA
- a CDS encoding PadR family transcriptional regulator — MVPVARSRGELLELAILGSLHETPLHGYELRKRLNTLLGTFRAFSYGSLYPCLRDLLNRGLITQEEPPPDTVIGRRSKIVYRLTAEGKERLQELLAEAGPSAWDDESFGIHFAFFRHTDADVRLRILEGRRSRLEERLERVRAALARTRDWLDSYTLELQRHGLESVEREVRWLNELIDSERRTAASPEGEGAGGRGRPVPEDQGQELPKADE, encoded by the coding sequence GTGGTTCCAGTAGCGCGCTCTCGCGGGGAACTGCTGGAGCTGGCCATCCTGGGATCGCTGCACGAAACCCCCTTGCACGGCTATGAACTGCGCAAACGCCTCAACACGCTGCTGGGGACGTTCCGCGCCTTCTCGTACGGCTCGCTCTATCCGTGCCTACGAGACCTGCTCAATCGAGGCCTCATCACCCAAGAAGAACCCCCTCCTGACACCGTCATCGGCCGGCGATCCAAGATCGTTTACAGGCTCACCGCGGAAGGAAAAGAGCGCCTGCAGGAACTGCTGGCCGAAGCCGGTCCGTCCGCATGGGATGACGAGAGCTTCGGGATCCACTTCGCGTTCTTCCGGCACACCGATGCCGACGTACGGCTGAGGATCCTCGAAGGCCGGCGCAGCCGTCTGGAGGAACGGCTCGAGCGGGTCCGCGCGGCTCTCGCCCGGACGCGGGACTGGCTGGACAGTTACACCCTCGAACTCCAGCGCCACGGGTTGGAGTCGGTCGAGCGCGAAGTGCGCTGGCTCAACGAGCTGATCGACTCCGAGCGACGCACCGCGGCCTCCCCCGAAGGGGAAGGGGCCGGCGGCCGCGGGCGACCCGTACCGGAAGACCAGGGGCAGGAACTGCCCAAGGCAGATGAGTGA
- a CDS encoding inositol-3-phosphate synthase, with protein sequence MGSVRVAIVGVGNCAASLVQGVHYYKDADPDSRVPGLMHVRFGDYHVGDIEFVAAFDVDAKKVGRDLSEAITASENNTIKICDVPPLGVTVQRGPTLDGLGTYYREVIEESDEEPVDVVKVLKETKADVLVSYLPVGSEEADRFYAQCAIDAKVAFVNALPVFIASDPEWAEKFTKAGVPIVGDDIKSQVGATITHRVLAKLFADRGVELQRTYQLNFGGNMDFMNMLERSRLQSKKISKTQAVTSQIPHEISKADVHIGPSDHVPWLDDRKWAYIRLEGKAFGDVPLNLECKLEVWDSPNSAGIIIDAIRAAKIALDRGIGGPLLSPSSYFMKSPPVQYSDNEARELVEKFIRGEIER encoded by the coding sequence ATGGGTTCGGTGCGCGTAGCCATCGTCGGGGTGGGCAACTGCGCCGCCTCTCTGGTGCAGGGCGTCCACTACTACAAGGACGCGGATCCGGACAGCCGTGTGCCGGGCCTCATGCACGTTCGGTTCGGGGACTATCACGTCGGCGACATCGAGTTCGTCGCCGCCTTCGACGTCGACGCCAAGAAGGTGGGGCGCGACCTCTCGGAGGCGATCACGGCCTCGGAGAACAACACGATCAAGATCTGCGACGTACCGCCGCTCGGGGTGACCGTCCAGCGCGGCCCGACCCTCGACGGCCTCGGCACCTACTACCGCGAGGTCATCGAGGAGTCCGACGAGGAGCCGGTGGACGTCGTCAAGGTCCTCAAGGAGACCAAGGCCGACGTGCTCGTCTCCTATCTCCCGGTGGGATCCGAGGAGGCCGACCGCTTCTACGCCCAGTGCGCGATCGACGCGAAGGTCGCGTTCGTCAACGCCCTGCCGGTCTTCATCGCGTCCGACCCGGAGTGGGCGGAGAAGTTCACCAAGGCGGGCGTGCCGATCGTCGGTGACGACATCAAGTCGCAGGTGGGCGCGACCATCACCCACCGCGTGCTGGCCAAGCTCTTCGCGGACCGCGGCGTCGAGTTGCAGCGCACCTACCAGCTCAACTTCGGCGGCAACATGGACTTCATGAACATGCTGGAGCGCTCGCGCCTCCAGTCGAAGAAGATCTCCAAGACGCAGGCGGTCACCTCGCAGATCCCGCACGAGATCTCCAAGGCCGACGTGCACATCGGCCCGTCCGACCACGTGCCGTGGCTCGACGACCGCAAGTGGGCGTACATCCGCCTGGAGGGCAAGGCGTTCGGCGACGTTCCGCTCAACCTCGAGTGCAAGCTCGAGGTCTGGGACTCGCCCAACTCCGCCGGCATCATCATCGACGCGATCCGCGCCGCGAAGATCGCCTTGGACCGCGGCATCGGCGGCCCGCTGCTCTCGCCGTCGTCGTACTTCATGAAGTCGCCGCCGGTGCAGTACTCGGACAACGAGGCGCGCGAGCTCGTCGAGAAGTTCATCCGCGGCGAGATCGAGCGCTGA
- a CDS encoding glycosyltransferase family 87 protein yields MAATVRRRLPWLGVVWVLTRAALFLAALQVIPVGHEGAFENDVTLYQGWSQVLLGGEFPAGDEKWQYPPLAALPLVAPHLVPFVDYRTGFYLIAVLCDLGIVLLIRRFEGGPRTGTWAWTIGAALLGPLLISRYDLMVTLVAVAALTVSARPAVRGALIGVGLAIKVWPVALLAGLRDRWELLRTAGPAVAVTAAVCGAAALLMPNAFDWLTAQQERGLQVESLAATPFALARALGWWPGYTTYQYGAMELVGPGIETATTVSVASTCLALTFIATWWVGARPTAVTYYDAAFTVVLLLVLTSRVLSPQYLVWLLGLAAVVLAVPRGESSQRPAAWLVLLAGLLTGIMYPWLEQDYSWTGTLPGTLVLTARNLVLLAAAVVSCARLWRSTSPSAAAEGERVEIGT; encoded by the coding sequence ATGGCCGCTACCGTCCGACGCAGGCTCCCCTGGCTGGGCGTCGTCTGGGTGCTCACCCGGGCGGCGCTCTTCCTGGCGGCGCTCCAGGTGATCCCCGTCGGCCACGAGGGGGCGTTCGAGAACGACGTCACGCTGTACCAGGGCTGGTCGCAGGTCCTGCTCGGCGGTGAGTTCCCGGCCGGCGACGAGAAGTGGCAGTACCCGCCGCTCGCGGCGCTGCCCCTGGTCGCCCCGCACCTCGTCCCCTTCGTGGACTACCGGACCGGCTTCTACCTGATCGCGGTGCTCTGCGACCTCGGCATCGTGCTGCTCATCCGCCGGTTCGAGGGCGGTCCCCGTACCGGGACGTGGGCGTGGACGATCGGCGCCGCGCTGCTCGGGCCGCTGCTCATCTCCCGGTACGACCTCATGGTGACCCTGGTCGCCGTGGCCGCGCTCACCGTCTCGGCCCGCCCGGCGGTGCGCGGCGCGCTCATCGGGGTGGGCCTCGCCATCAAGGTGTGGCCGGTCGCCCTGCTCGCCGGGCTGCGCGACCGATGGGAGCTGCTCCGTACGGCCGGGCCGGCGGTCGCCGTGACCGCCGCGGTCTGCGGCGCGGCCGCCCTGCTCATGCCGAACGCCTTCGACTGGCTCACCGCCCAGCAGGAGCGCGGGCTGCAGGTCGAGTCGCTCGCCGCGACGCCGTTCGCCCTCGCCCGGGCGCTCGGCTGGTGGCCCGGCTACACGACCTACCAGTACGGGGCGATGGAGCTGGTCGGGCCCGGGATCGAGACGGCGACGACGGTGAGCGTCGCCTCGACCTGCCTGGCGCTCACGTTCATCGCCACCTGGTGGGTGGGCGCCAGGCCCACCGCCGTGACCTACTACGACGCCGCGTTCACCGTCGTGCTGCTGCTCGTGCTCACCAGCAGGGTGCTCTCCCCGCAGTACCTGGTCTGGCTGCTCGGGCTCGCCGCCGTGGTCCTCGCGGTGCCGCGCGGCGAATCGAGCCAGCGGCCGGCCGCGTGGCTCGTCCTGCTCGCCGGCCTGCTGACCGGGATCATGTACCCGTGGCTCGAGCAGGACTACAGCTGGACCGGCACCCTCCCCGGCACGCTCGTCCTCACCGCCCGGAACCTCGTGCTCCTCGCCGCCGCGGTGGTGTCGTGCGCCCGGCTCTGGCGGAGCACCTCCCCGTCCGCCGCGGCCGAGGGGGAGCGCGTGGAGATCGGCACCTGA
- a CDS encoding deoxyribonuclease IV codes for MDDGRDRLRIGAHVDQDDPLAHAAELDADVVQFFLGDPQGWKGPVLPATAGALRESGVDVYIHAPYVINVASANNRIRIPSRKLLERHLEAAAALGAKGLVVHGGHVTAGDDPQTGFDNWRKVFERIACPIPILIENTAGGGNAMARTLDRIARLWDAVTAGAPDPSVVGFCLDTCHFHAGGEELSGLVDRVKAITGRIDLVHCNDSRDAFGSGADRHANIGEGRIDPEALVEVCRAAGAPIVVETPPAGQRDDIAFLRKRLLAAS; via the coding sequence ATGGACGACGGCCGCGACCGGCTGCGGATCGGAGCCCACGTCGACCAGGATGACCCCCTCGCCCACGCGGCGGAGCTCGACGCCGACGTCGTGCAGTTCTTCCTCGGGGATCCGCAGGGCTGGAAGGGGCCGGTGCTGCCCGCCACGGCCGGCGCGCTGCGGGAGTCCGGCGTCGACGTCTACATCCACGCCCCGTATGTGATCAACGTGGCGTCGGCGAACAACCGGATCCGGATCCCCAGCCGCAAGCTCCTCGAACGCCACCTGGAGGCCGCCGCGGCGCTGGGCGCCAAGGGGCTGGTCGTCCACGGCGGGCATGTGACCGCCGGCGACGACCCGCAGACCGGGTTCGACAACTGGCGCAAGGTCTTCGAGCGCATCGCCTGCCCGATCCCGATCCTGATCGAGAACACCGCGGGCGGCGGCAACGCGATGGCGCGGACGCTCGACCGCATCGCCCGGCTCTGGGACGCGGTGACCGCGGGCGCCCCGGACCCGTCCGTGGTGGGGTTCTGCCTCGACACCTGCCACTTCCACGCGGGCGGTGAGGAGCTGTCCGGCCTCGTCGACCGGGTGAAGGCGATCACCGGCCGGATCGACCTGGTGCACTGCAACGACTCCCGGGACGCCTTCGGCTCGGGCGCCGATCGCCACGCGAACATCGGCGAGGGGCGGATCGACCCCGAGGCCCTGGTCGAGGTCTGCCGCGCGGCCGGCGCCCCGATCGTGGTGGAGACGCCGCCGGCCGGTCAGCGCGACGACATCGCCTTCCTCCGCAAGCGCCTGCTCGCCGCGTCGTGA
- the idi gene encoding isopentenyl-diphosphate Delta-isomerase: MINEELVVLVDREGNAIGTAPKAQVHGPETPLHLAFSCYVFDEHGRVLVSRRALHKITWPGVWTNSCCGHPLPGEPVHAAVIRRLAFELGLQVERVDLLLPDFSYRAVMENGTVEHEICPVYRAVVSVDARPNPDEVAEVKWLPWGSFAEGVLSGAMPISPWAREQIPLLVALGPDPLAWPVADEDRLPPVARPLAR; this comes from the coding sequence ATGATCAACGAAGAACTGGTCGTGCTGGTCGACCGCGAGGGGAACGCGATCGGCACGGCTCCGAAGGCCCAGGTGCACGGCCCCGAGACCCCGCTCCACCTCGCGTTCTCGTGTTACGTCTTCGACGAGCACGGCCGGGTGCTGGTCTCCCGCCGGGCCCTCCACAAGATCACGTGGCCGGGCGTGTGGACCAACAGCTGCTGCGGGCACCCCCTCCCCGGCGAGCCGGTCCACGCCGCGGTGATCCGCCGGCTCGCCTTCGAGCTCGGGCTCCAGGTTGAGCGGGTGGACCTGCTGCTGCCGGACTTCTCGTACCGCGCGGTCATGGAGAACGGGACCGTGGAGCACGAGATCTGCCCGGTCTACCGCGCCGTGGTCTCCGTGGACGCGCGGCCCAACCCCGACGAGGTCGCGGAGGTGAAGTGGCTGCCGTGGGGCTCCTTCGCCGAGGGGGTGCTGAGCGGGGCGATGCCGATCTCCCCATGGGCGAGGGAGCAGATCCCGCTGCTCGTCGCGCTCGGCCCGGACCCGCTCGCCTGGCCGGTGGCCGACGAGGACCGGCTTCCCCCGGTGGCGCGGCCGCTCGCCCGGTGA
- a CDS encoding MFS transporter, which translates to MSFVADLRTLLQGRDFQRLYGTRLASQFSDGLFQAAVGGYAFFSPERQATAVAIAAGLAVLLLPYSFLGPFVGVFIDRWSRRQILVISPLLRGTLLLILAALVLSHAPDWLFYGTALAVLGVNRFFLAALGASLPHVVPPHRLMAANAITPTSGTVATFLGAVAGFLLRFVAGPDAAGTAALLALSGLTYGASAAIARAMERSLLGPAYDPALPQAREALRNVLRGLADGARHVARRRGAAGALGAMASHRLLYGILIAETYILYRYHFTDDADAALGGIAVVVATSGAGYFLAVVVTPWATRRFPIETWIPLTLAACGVLAFGLCVTFHEWGFAAAGFALGLGGQSVKICTDTVVQRDVEDAYLGRVFSIYDMLFNGMTVAGAAIAAALLPADGRSVTTLAVASAGYLLGAAAYRLLVPRADRPPVLATEAVLPQRQPPS; encoded by the coding sequence GTGAGCTTCGTCGCGGACCTGCGCACGCTCCTCCAGGGCCGGGACTTCCAGCGGCTGTACGGCACCCGCCTGGCCTCGCAGTTCTCGGACGGCCTCTTCCAGGCGGCGGTGGGGGGCTATGCGTTCTTCAGCCCGGAGCGGCAGGCGACGGCCGTGGCGATCGCCGCCGGGCTCGCCGTGCTGCTCCTGCCGTACAGCTTCCTCGGCCCCTTCGTGGGCGTGTTCATCGACCGCTGGTCGCGACGGCAGATCCTGGTCATCTCCCCGCTGCTGCGCGGGACGCTGCTGCTCATCCTCGCCGCGCTCGTCCTCAGCCACGCCCCGGACTGGCTGTTCTACGGCACCGCGCTCGCCGTGCTCGGCGTGAACCGGTTCTTCCTCGCCGCGCTCGGGGCCTCGCTCCCCCACGTGGTGCCGCCCCACCGGCTCATGGCGGCGAACGCGATCACCCCCACCTCGGGCACGGTCGCCACGTTCCTCGGCGCCGTGGCGGGGTTCCTGCTCCGCTTCGTCGCCGGGCCGGACGCCGCGGGCACCGCGGCCCTGCTCGCGCTCTCCGGGCTCACCTACGGCGCGAGCGCGGCGATCGCGAGGGCCATGGAGCGGTCCCTGCTCGGCCCCGCGTACGACCCGGCGCTGCCGCAGGCGCGGGAGGCGCTCCGCAACGTGCTCCGCGGCCTCGCCGACGGCGCCCGGCACGTCGCCCGGCGGCGGGGCGCGGCCGGGGCGCTCGGCGCGATGGCGTCCCACCGCCTGCTGTACGGCATCCTGATCGCGGAGACCTACATCCTGTACCGCTACCACTTCACCGACGACGCGGACGCCGCGCTCGGCGGGATCGCGGTGGTGGTGGCGACCTCGGGCGCCGGCTACTTCCTCGCCGTGGTGGTCACCCCCTGGGCGACCCGCCGGTTCCCCATCGAGACCTGGATCCCGCTGACGCTCGCCGCCTGCGGCGTGCTCGCCTTCGGCCTGTGCGTCACCTTCCACGAGTGGGGCTTCGCCGCCGCCGGGTTCGCCCTCGGCCTCGGCGGGCAGAGCGTGAAGATCTGCACGGACACCGTGGTGCAGCGGGACGTCGAGGACGCCTACCTCGGCCGGGTCTTCTCCATCTACGACATGCTGTTCAACGGCATGACCGTGGCCGGGGCCGCCATCGCGGCCGCGCTCCTGCCCGCCGATGGCAGGTCGGTCACCACGCTGGCGGTCGCGTCCGCCGGCTACCTGCTCGGCGCCGCGGCGTACCGGCTCCTCGTGCCCCGGGCGGACCGGCCGCCGGTGCTCGCCACCGAGGCCGTCCTCCCCCAGCGGCAGCCGCCCTCCTGA
- a CDS encoding transglycosylase domain-containing protein, whose amino-acid sequence MSPVPPAPDGPPYRPAGPAPRRPAEPLGRETRYGAAPGRAAASGQERTQVMGMPTGGYRRRREAEETEVLATGPRRRRRQPAEGVTREGRGAPGGPAGPRGPQGPGGRGPRDPRDFADDGKPRRSGWKRFLPSWKLVVAGLTIVAAGMFGMIVVAYMNTPLPSEKDAQESATAQGSVFYYRDGTPIARLGTKRIAIKLEQVPQHVRDAVIAAENRSFYEDSGIDFTAILRSVWMTVTGQQVQGGSTITQQMARNYFNALSKEQTIKRKIREIFIAIKLDKEWSKDKVLEYYLNTVPFGRNTYGIEAAAREFFKVSAKDLTVAQGAYLAGRIQQPGNFDRYEANNNFAPTRERFEYVIKGMAEMTDENGKPKYPNITATAKFPKPRPQVVSEQFGGLRGYMLTEAIKELAKRGISREQIETGGYKIYTTFDKRLMQIARKAVLATTRTMSKEFHAGLAAVDPTNGRVLAFYGGEDYIKDPWNEPFDSKKQAASAFKPYVLAAWLEAGYSLNSWVPGDKTVPDPLPGTLPIGNSHKVPAAIDVIHATADSVNTAFASMAYKLDADAGTIGQLKAVKDIAIEAGLDPKRMEDDIKEHKYQFSIGSALVTPVEQAAGYSIFANEGKHVDYHVIREVRQGSTVVLKEKKEVKQVISPEAAADAVAALEKVLTEGTAAGKGIGRPAAGKTGTNNDEKEAWFVGFTPQLSVAVGMYREQCRTKSGKIVQPKFAGSCPKGSVAREVSLGFEGAGPPTTIWRTFMMEALAGQPVKQFPPKAGIGTPQNIVPSPTPTPKPTPTEEFPYEDFPDIVQGDDEQECQPGEPGCGPVEDPGRHELDIGGGPNGGDGSQQIPLGLGPPASAPTGGVRRTTVG is encoded by the coding sequence ATGAGCCCGGTGCCGCCCGCCCCGGACGGCCCGCCGTACCGCCCCGCGGGGCCCGCCCCGCGCCGTCCCGCCGAGCCCTTAGGCCGGGAGACCCGGTACGGCGCCGCGCCGGGCCGGGCCGCCGCATCCGGTCAGGAGCGCACGCAGGTCATGGGCATGCCGACCGGGGGCTACCGCCGGCGGCGGGAGGCCGAGGAGACCGAGGTGCTCGCCACCGGCCCCCGGCGCCGCAGGCGGCAGCCGGCCGAGGGCGTGACCAGGGAAGGCAGGGGCGCCCCCGGAGGACCGGCGGGCCCTCGCGGGCCGCAGGGTCCCGGTGGGCGCGGCCCCCGTGATCCGCGGGATTTCGCCGACGACGGCAAGCCCCGGCGGTCGGGGTGGAAGCGCTTCCTGCCGAGCTGGAAGCTCGTGGTGGCCGGGCTCACCATCGTGGCGGCCGGCATGTTCGGCATGATCGTGGTCGCCTACATGAACACCCCGCTCCCCTCCGAGAAGGACGCCCAGGAGAGCGCGACCGCCCAGGGGAGCGTCTTCTACTACCGGGACGGCACCCCGATCGCCCGGCTCGGCACGAAACGCATCGCGATCAAGCTCGAGCAGGTCCCCCAGCACGTCCGCGACGCGGTGATCGCCGCGGAGAACCGCAGCTTCTACGAGGACTCGGGCATCGACTTCACCGCGATCCTGCGCTCCGTCTGGATGACGGTGACGGGCCAGCAGGTGCAGGGCGGTTCCACCATCACCCAGCAGATGGCGCGCAACTACTTCAACGCCCTGTCCAAGGAACAGACGATCAAGCGGAAGATCCGCGAGATCTTCATCGCGATCAAGCTCGACAAGGAGTGGTCGAAGGACAAGGTCCTCGAGTACTACCTCAACACCGTCCCCTTCGGCCGTAACACGTACGGCATCGAGGCGGCGGCCCGCGAGTTCTTCAAGGTCTCGGCCAAGGACCTCACCGTCGCCCAGGGCGCCTACCTCGCCGGCCGGATCCAGCAGCCGGGCAACTTCGACCGGTACGAGGCCAACAACAACTTCGCCCCCACCCGGGAGCGGTTCGAGTACGTGATCAAGGGCATGGCCGAGATGACCGACGAGAACGGCAAGCCCAAGTACCCGAACATCACGGCCACGGCGAAGTTCCCCAAGCCCCGGCCGCAGGTGGTCTCCGAGCAGTTCGGCGGGCTGCGCGGGTACATGCTCACCGAGGCGATCAAGGAGCTCGCCAAGCGCGGCATCAGCCGGGAGCAGATCGAGACCGGCGGCTACAAGATCTACACGACCTTCGACAAGCGGCTCATGCAGATCGCCCGGAAGGCCGTGCTCGCCACCACCCGCACGATGTCGAAGGAGTTCCACGCCGGCCTCGCCGCGGTCGACCCGACCAACGGCCGCGTGCTCGCCTTCTACGGGGGCGAGGACTACATCAAGGACCCGTGGAACGAGCCGTTCGACTCCAAGAAGCAGGCGGCGTCCGCGTTCAAGCCGTACGTGCTCGCCGCCTGGCTCGAGGCCGGGTACAGCCTCAACAGCTGGGTGCCGGGTGACAAGACCGTCCCCGACCCGCTGCCGGGCACGCTGCCCATCGGCAACAGCCACAAGGTGCCCGCGGCGATCGACGTCATCCACGCCACGGCGGACTCGGTCAACACCGCCTTCGCGTCGATGGCCTACAAGCTCGACGCCGACGCCGGCACGATCGGCCAGCTCAAGGCGGTGAAGGACATCGCCATCGAGGCGGGCCTCGACCCGAAGCGGATGGAGGACGACATCAAGGAGCACAAGTACCAGTTCTCCATCGGCAGCGCCCTGGTCACGCCGGTCGAGCAGGCCGCGGGTTACTCGATCTTCGCCAACGAGGGCAAGCACGTCGACTACCACGTGATCCGGGAGGTACGGCAGGGCTCCACGGTCGTCCTCAAGGAGAAGAAGGAGGTCAAGCAGGTCATCTCGCCGGAGGCCGCCGCCGACGCGGTCGCCGCCCTGGAGAAGGTGCTCACCGAGGGTACGGCGGCCGGCAAGGGCATCGGCCGCCCGGCGGCCGGCAAGACCGGTACCAACAACGACGAGAAGGAGGCCTGGTTCGTCGGCTTCACGCCGCAGCTCTCCGTCGCCGTCGGCATGTACCGGGAGCAGTGCCGGACGAAGAGCGGGAAGATCGTGCAGCCCAAGTTCGCCGGGTCCTGCCCGAAGGGCTCGGTGGCGCGCGAGGTCTCCCTCGGGTTCGAAGGCGCCGGTCCACCGACCACGATCTGGCGCACGTTCATGATGGAGGCGCTCGCCGGCCAGCCGGTGAAGCAGTTCCCGCCGAAGGCGGGGATCGGCACCCCGCAGAACATCGTGCCGAGCCCCACCCCGACGCCGAAGCCCACTCCGACGGAGGAGTTCCCGTACGAGGACTTCCCGGACATCGTCCAGGGGGACGATGAGCAGGAGTGCCAGCCCGGCGAGCCGGGCTGCGGCCCCGTCGAGGACCCCGGCCGGCACGAGCTCGACATCGGCGGCGGGCCGAACGGCGGCGACGGCAGCCAGCAGATCCCGCTGGGGCTCGGGCCGCCCGCCTCCGCGCCGACCGGAGGCGTCAGGCGCACCACGGTCGGCTGA